In Labeo rohita strain BAU-BD-2019 chromosome 16, IGBB_LRoh.1.0, whole genome shotgun sequence, one DNA window encodes the following:
- the trim35-28 gene encoding tripartite motif containing 35-28, whose protein sequence is MADSDEDITDRPSLLESDLTCPVCKDIFREPVLLSCSHSFCQECLEGSWKNQSKRQCPMCRKCCDGETPIPNRALKNTCVSYKKERNWRGQGTGADEVICGFHQRPFQLFCIKDEDPVCVECVTLHPGHELVPIEQGVPFCKDELNMKIKILESKQDSFKRMKKRYKDTIIFIESQTKDAEKQIKEEFERLHQVLRDEETSRINALYREENEKKQTVNEKIENISRDITALAELIQSVKREMGAEDLTFLQNFQRLKRRAQWTGDEPKRVQGALINMSLHVGALGYKVWEKMLSHVTCLPVILDPNTVSPWLSISSDFSSVQQSLERQTFPDNPERFDPCVFVLGSEGFSSGRHRWEVRVADHPKWILGVCKESVVRKRKFTVTTKAGVWTIGLSKGVYSALTTPRTELTLERRPETIRVKVNIEKGEVSFWDTGNNKHLCTYNDKFNEKLFPIFGPGLQSTPITILPAKVTIHKQ, encoded by the exons ATGGCAGACAGTGACGAGGATATCACAGACAGGCCATCTCTTCTAGAGTCAGACTTAACGTGTCCTGTGTGCAAAGACATTTTTAGGGAACCCGTGTTGCTTTCGTGTAGCCACAGTTTCTGTCAGGAATGCCTGGAGGGCAGCTGGAAGAACCAGTCGAAACGGCAGTGTCCGATGTGCCGAAAATGCTGCGACGGCGAGACACCGATCCCCAACCGCGCTCTAAAAAACACCTGCGTGTCCTATAAAAAGGAGAGGAACTGGAGAGGACAGGGTACGGGTGCAGATGAAGTCATCTGTGGTTTTCACCAACGGCCCTTCCAGCTCTTCTGCATTAAAGACGAGGACCCCGTGTGCGTTGAGTGCGTGACGCTTCATCCAGGACATGAACTGGTGCCCATAGAGCAAGGAGTGCCGTTCTGCAAG GATGAGCTTaacatgaaaatcaaaatactggAAAGCAAGCAGGACTCCttcaaaagaatgaaaaaaagatacaaagacACTATCATCTTTATTGAG AGTCAGACTAAGGATGCTGAGAAACAAATCAAAGAGGAGTTTGAAAGACTTCATCAGGTCCTACGTGATGAGGAGACCTCTAGAATAAATGCTTTATatagagaagaaaatgagaagaAGCAAACCGTCAATGAGAAGATTGAAAACATCAGTCGTGATATCACGGCTCTTGCAGAATTGATTCAGTCAGTCAAGAGGGAAATGGGAGCTGAGGATTTGACTTTCCTTCAG AATTTCCAGAGGCTAAAAAGACG AGCCCAGTGGACTGGTGACGAACCAAAGAGGGTTCAAGGTGCTCTCATCAACATGTCCTTGCATGTAGGCGCTTTGGGTTACAAAGTCTGGGAAAAGATGCTGTCCCATGTCACATGTT TGCCTGTAATCCTGGATCCCAACACAGTCTCGCCCTGGCTCTCCATATCTTCTGATTTTTCCAGTGTGCAACAGAGTCTGGAAAGACAGACTTTCCCAGACAACCCTGAGAGGTTCGATCCCTGTGTTTTTGTCCTTGGCTCAGAGGGTTTCTCCTCAGGGCGACACCGTTGGGAGGTCCGTGTGGCTGACCACCCCAAATGGATCTTGGGAGTGTGCAAGGAATCTGTGGTTCGGAAGAGGAAGTTCACGGTAACAACAAAAGCTGGAGTGTGGACCATAGGTCTGAGTAAAGGAGTCTACAGTGCTCTTACAACTCCACGCACTGAGCTGACTCTAGAGAGAAGGCCTGAAACCATCAGGGTGAAGGTCAATATTGAGAAGGGAGAGGTGTCCTTTTGGGACACGGGCAACAACAAGCACCTATGTACATATAATGATAAGTTCAATGAAAAGCTGTTCCCCATCTTTGGCCCTGGGCTCCAGAGCACACCCATCACTATCTTGCCAGCTAAAGTAACCATACACAAACAATAA